From the genome of Micromonospora lupini:
CCCATCGACGTGAAGCCGAGCAGTCCCTCGGCCCACTCGCCCTGGAAGACCAGCACCAGCAGCCCGTACGCCGCGCCGGCGGAGAGCAGGTTCAGCGCGATCGAGCTGGCCGCCACCACCACCGAGCGGAACGTGAAGGCCATGACCAGGAACGTGAGCACCAGCACGAAGCCCATCACCAGCGGCAGCTTGTCGCGGACGTGCGACGCGTAGTCCTCGCTGTCGGCCACGCTCCCGCCGACCGCGTACTCGATCCCGGGGATCCCCCGCAGCTCGGCCGGCACCAGGTCGGCCCGCAACTTCTCCAGCGACTGCACCGACCGGTCGTCCCGGCTGGCGTACGGGGTGGCGACGTCAAGCACCGACACCCGCCTGTCGGCCGACACCTTGATCTTCGGGCCGTCCGCCTCGGTGGGGGCGAACAACGGATCTCCGCCGGCGCGGCCGGCCAGGTCGGTGAGCGCCGCGTTGACCCGATCGGCCTGCTCGGCAGGCGCCCGGACGGCCACCACATGGTTGGTGCCGGTGCTCGGGAAGGCCGCGGTGAGCCTGTCGTACGCCTGCATGGCAGGCGTGGTGCGCGGCAGGTCCTCCATCCCGGGGAACTTCAGCTTCATCCCGAGCGCCGGCGCGGCCAGCGCGAGCAGCAGACCGACCGAGATGACGAGCGTGACCACCGGGGCGCGCAGCGCCGGCCGGAGCAGCGCCGGCCAGAGCCGAGGCGTACGCGGCTCGCCGTGCCGGCCGGTGCGCGGCGCGGTCAGCCGCCAGAGCAGCGGCACCCGGGGCCTGTCGACCCAGCGGCCCAGCCTGGCCAGCAGGGCCGGCAGCACGGTCAGCGAGCCGGTCACCGCGACCGCGACCACCAGGATCGAGCCGACGGCCAGGGACGAGAAGACCACGTCGCCGGCGAGGAACAGCCCGGCCATCGCGATGATCACGGCGAAGCCGGAGACCACCACGGCGTGCCCGGAGGTCTCCGCTGCGATCTCCACCGCGTCCAGGCCGGAGCGGCCCTTGGCCCGCTCCTCCCGCTCCCGGCGGATGTAGAACAGCGAGTAGTCGACCCCCACCGCCATGCCGATCAGCAGGATCACCGGTGACGTCGTGTCGGTGGCCGGCACCAGGTGCGAGGCGAGAGTGGACAGGCCCATCGCGGCGGCGACCGAGGAGAGCGCCAGCAGCACCGGCACGCTGGCCGCGATCAACGCGCCGAACGCGATGATCAGGATGGCCAGGGTGACCGGCAGGCTCAGCAGCTCGGCGCGCTTGAAGTCCTTGCCCAGGGTGTCGTCGAGCGCCTGGCCGATCGACGCCCCGCCGACCTGCTCGACGCGGAGCTGCGGGTGCGCGCCCTGCACGGTGGCGGTGGCGTCGCGCAGCGGCTGCACCCGGTCCGACGCGGTCTCCGGGTCACCGGACATGGTGATCGGCAGCAGCAGCGCCGACCCGTCCCGCGCGGTGACCGGCGGGCCGATCTCGGCAACTCCGGTGACCGTACGCAGTCGGGTCGCCGCGTCGTCGGCGGCCGCCTTCGCCGCCGCCGGGTCCAGGGCGCCAGCGCGGGAGGTGATCAGGACGTTCTCGACCGCCGGGTCGTCGAAGGCCCCGTCGTCCACGATGAGGCTCGCCCGCCCGGCCTCGCCGATCGCCTGGTCCCCGCTTGTGGCCTCGGTGAGGCCGGCGGCGTTGCCGCCGACGAAACACACCGCCACGAACACGATCCACATCGCGATCGCCCGCCACGGATGCTCGGCGCTCCACCGCGCCATCCGCACCGTCACCGGTCTGTTGCCCATCTCGTGTCCCCCTGTCACGTCGACCCCCTGCCGACGCTGCTGACGTTAGGGGCGTGACGAGGCGGTCACATCGGGGAACGGCCCCCGTCCACCCCGGAGTCGGTGTGCGGAGGGCGGCGGGTCCGCCGGAGGGGCATCAACACGCGATTCGGGCGTACGCCCGGGTGTGGCCCGGAGGGTCCGGCCACGACCCGCCGGTGCCGACCCGGAGCCGACTCCGGGTCATCCCCGAAGGGCACCCCGAGGCCGGGGCTGGCAGCGCGGGCAGCTGTACGAGGAGCGGTTCATGAACGACTCGCGGCGGATCGGGGCTCCGCACCGCCGGCACGGCTCGCCCTCGCGGCCGTAGGCGTTCAGTGCCCGGTCGAAGTAGCCGCTCTCGCCGTTGACGTTGACGTAGAGGGCGTCGAAGCTGGTGCCGCCCTCCTTGATCGCCTCGGCGAGCACGTCGCGGACGTGGCCGAGCAGACGCTGCGCGGCCGGCCCGGTCAGCGCGTCGGTGGGGCGGGCGCCGTGCAGCCCCGCGCGCCAGAGCGCCTCGTCGGCGTAGATGTTGCCCACCCCGGAGATCAGCGTCTGGTCGAGCAGGGCCCGTTTCACCTCGGTCCGCCGGCGGCGCAGCGCGGCGACGAAGGCCGCGTCGGAGAACTCCGGGTCCATCGGGTCGCGGGCGATGTGCGCGATCTCTGCAGGCAGGTCCGCGCCGCCCTCGCTGACCGCGAGTCCGCCGAACGTGCGTTGGTCGACGAAGCGCAGCTCGGGCCCGTCGTCGGCGAACCGGAACCGGACCCGCAGGTGGGTCTCGTCGGGGGTGCCGGGCGGCTGGAGCAGCAACTGACCCGACATGCCGAGGTGCCCGACCACCGCGTCGCCGCTGTCAAGTGGGAGCCACAGGTACTTGCCGCGTCGGCGCACGTCCACGATCGTCCGGCCGGCGAGGACGTCGGCGAAGTGCACGCCGCCGGGGACGTGCCGCCTGACGGCGCGCGGGTGTCGGACCTCGACCGAGGCGATCCGCCGGCCGGTGACCCACTGGGCCAGCCCCTGCCGGACGGTCTCCACCTCGGGCAGCTCAGGCACGACGTACGCCCGTCTCGCGACCACCGGTCGGGGACGCGGCGTCGCGGGCCTCGCCGGTCCGGGCCTCGTCGTTGCCGGCCTCGCCGGTCCGGGCCGCACCGTCGCGATCGGCGGAGGGGCCGGCGCCGTTGGCGGACACCTGCCGCTCGGGCGGGGTCTGCTGGTCCGCCACGTCGGCAGGCATGACCTGCGCGAGGTGGTCGGCCTGCTCGGTCCGGGCCGCCTGCTCGGCGCTCTCCAGCGGCCCGAAGGAGTCGCCCTCGTCGGACCCGTCCGGCTGGTCCTGCTTGGCGTTCTGCTCGTGCTGGTCGGTGAGTATCCGCCAGGCCGCCTCGGCGGCCCGCTGCTCGGCCTCCTTCTTGCTGCGCCCCTCCGCGCCGCCGTACCGGTTGCCGGCCACCACGACCCAGGCGGTGAACGTCTTGAGGTGGTCCGGTCCGGTGCCCTCGATCCGGTACTCGGGCACGCCGAGACCGAGCGCGGCGGTCAACTCCTGGAGGCTGGTCTTCCAGTCCAGGGCGGCGCCCCGGCCGGCCGACTCGGCCATCAGCGGGTCGAACAGCCGGTGGATCACGATCCCGGCGGTGTCCAGCCCGTACTGGAGGTAGATCGCGCCGAGCAGCGCCTCCAGGGTGTCGGCGAGGATGCTCGCCTTGTCCCGGCCACCTGTGGTCTCCTCACCCTTGCCGAGCAGCAGGTACGCGCCGAGGCCGTCCGGGCCCAGGCCGCGGGCCACGTCGGCGAGCGCCCGCATGTTGACCACGCTGGCGCGCAGCTTGGCGAGCTGCCCCTCGGGCAGGTCCGGGTGGTTGTGGAACAACGCGGTGGTGATCACGACGCCGAGGACCGAGTCGCCGAGGAACTCCAGCCGCTCGTTCGTCGGCAGGCCGCCGTTCTCGTACGCGTACGAGCGGTGGGTCAACGCGCGTTCCAGCAGGTCCGGCTCCAGGCTGACGCCGAACGCCTCTTCCAGATGACCGACGGACGCCCGCCGCCGCTTGTCGTTGCTCATGATGTGCGTACCTCGGTGTCGGTGGAGCGGTCGGTGCGGTTCGTCGCGGCGTCGCCGTCGAGCAACGCGGAGACCAGTTCGGTGGCACGCCGTCGCCACAGGTGGGCGGCGAGAGCGATGCCGGAGGCGACGTCGTCGGCGCGAGCGGAGCCGTGACAGACGACGACAGTCCCGGCGACGCCGAGCAGGGCGGCTGCCCGGGGCGCGCCACCGCCGACGGGCGGGCCGCCGGCCATCGCGTACGCGCCCTCGATCGCCTTGAGCAGCACGTTACCGGTGAAGCCGTCGGTGACCACGACATCGGCGCGCGCGCCGAGGGACACGTCGTACCCCTCGACCAGGCCGACGTAGCGCGCCCCGCACGGCAGCGGCTCGACGGCGAGCAGGGGGTCGGTGGCGCGGCGTACCCGATCGCCCTTGCCGGCCTCGGTGCCGACCGAGAGCAGGCCGACCCGCGGCGCGGCGACCGAGTGGGCCACCGCGGCGTACGCGGCACCGAGCACGGCGTGTCGGGCCAGGGTGGCGGGGCGGGGCTCCAGGGAACCGCCGACGTCGAGCAGCACCACCGGCCCGGCGACCGCGGGCAGGGTGGCGACAAGGGCGGGTTGGCGGATCTCCGGCCAGCGCCCGAGCCCGAGCACGGCGGCGGTGACCGTGGCGCCTGTCGCGCCGGCCGAGACGAGGGCGTCGGCGGTGCCGTCGCGGACGGCGGTGACGGCGGCGCGGACGGTGCTCTCCGAGCGGGCGGCGCTGGGATGGTCGGCCATGCCGACTGCGGAGCGGACCGGCCGGACCGTGATCCGGGCCCGCTCGGCCGGGGCGAGGGCAGCGATCAGCGCGTCGGCGACCTCGGTCGGTCCGACGAGCAGCAGGTGCAGATCGGGATCGGCGCGCACGGCCCGCAGAGCGCCGTCAACCACGACGGCGGGAGCGTCGTCCCCGCCGAGGAGGTCAACGGCGATCCGCGCGGTGCCCGGCTCCACCGGAACACCGGCCGGGTTGGGCCGGCCGGTGTCGGAGGGAGCCGGGGCACCGGGCGAATGCCAGGGTGCGCGCGCCGCCCGACCTGGGGTCGGGGGCGTCACTCGGCGTCCAGGTCAGACCTCGAGAACCTGGCGGCCGTTGTAGGTGCCGCAGACGGAGCAGGCGGCGTGCGGCAGCTTCGGGGACTTGCACTGCGGGCACGCGACGGTCGCGACCACTGTCGCCTTCCAGTTCGCCCGGCGGGACCGGGTGTTGCTGCGCGACATCTTGCGCTTCGGGACGGCCACGGTTCTTACTCCTCTGTAACGGTCAGTTGCGACAGGCCCGCCCAACGCGGGTCGATCTGCTGGTGACTGTGGTCGGCCGGCAGATCGTCCCAGTGCGCCCCGCATTCGGGGCACAGTCCTGGGCAGTCCTCCCGGCAGAGCGGGTTGGTCGGCAGCGTGAGCACCAACGCGTCCCGCAGCGCCGGCTCCAGGTCGATCAGATCGCCCTGCATCCGGCCCACCTCGTCCTCGTCGGTCGTGGCGTCCGTGGTGCTGTTCTCGTACGCGTACAGCTCCTGGATCGTCACGGCCATCGATTCGTTGATCTCGCGTAGGCAACGCCCGCACTCGCCCCGGATGGGACCGGTGATGGTCCCGGAGACGAGCACACCCTCGGACACCGACTGCAACCTCAGATCGAGGTCGAGGTCCGCGCCCTCCGGCACGCCGATCAACTCCACGCCGAGGTCCGCCGGTGCCGGCACGACCCGCTGGACCTCACGCAACGCGCCAGGGCGACGCGGCAGGTCCCTCGTGTCGAGGACCAGCGGCGCCCTGGGGTCGAGTGTCGATGGCGAGTGCTTGGGCATAGTCAGACTCCGGCCGGTGAGAGGCCGACAAAAAAGGTTACCTGGGCGACCGCCGGACCGTCGAACCGGGGGGACGCCTGCGGTGAGAATGTCGGCTGGTGAGGTGCCGCTCAGAAGGGTAGCGGGCGTTCCGCCTCATCCCCACCGAAGGTACCGATCTCCCGCAGCGCGTGCATCTTGTCCCGGCCACGCTCTATCGAGGCGAGGGCCCGGGTGAGGAACTGCTCGAAGTTGGCCAGCGCGGTGTCGACGTAGTCGTCGACCTCCTCGCGCAGACGCTGCGCCTCGGCGCGCGCCTCGGAGATGATGCGGGCGCCCTCGTGCTCGGCCGACACGGTGATCTCGTTCACCGACACGAGGCGGGCGTGTTCTGCCTCACCCTCGCTGATGATCCGGTCCGCCTCGCGCTTACCGGCCTCCATGATCTTGTCCCGCTCGTCGAGGAGCGCGGCGGCCCGACGCAGGTCGGCGGGCAGGTCGGCGCGCATCTCGTCCAGGGCGGCGATCACCTCGCC
Proteins encoded in this window:
- a CDS encoding phosphate acyltransferase PlsX: MEPGTARIAVDLLGGDDAPAVVVDGALRAVRADPDLHLLLVGPTEVADALIAALAPAERARITVRPVRSAVGMADHPSAARSESTVRAAVTAVRDGTADALVSAGATGATVTAAVLGLGRWPEIRQPALVATLPAVAGPVVLLDVGGSLEPRPATLARHAVLGAAYAAVAHSVAAPRVGLLSVGTEAGKGDRVRRATDPLLAVEPLPCGARYVGLVEGYDVSLGARADVVVTDGFTGNVLLKAIEGAYAMAGGPPVGGGAPRAAALLGVAGTVVVCHGSARADDVASGIALAAHLWRRRATELVSALLDGDAATNRTDRSTDTEVRTS
- the mutM gene encoding bifunctional DNA-formamidopyrimidine glycosylase/DNA-(apurinic or apyrimidinic site) lyase; the protein is MPELPEVETVRQGLAQWVTGRRIASVEVRHPRAVRRHVPGGVHFADVLAGRTIVDVRRRGKYLWLPLDSGDAVVGHLGMSGQLLLQPPGTPDETHLRVRFRFADDGPELRFVDQRTFGGLAVSEGGADLPAEIAHIARDPMDPEFSDAAFVAALRRRRTEVKRALLDQTLISGVGNIYADEALWRAGLHGARPTDALTGPAAQRLLGHVRDVLAEAIKEGGTSFDALYVNVNGESGYFDRALNAYGREGEPCRRCGAPIRRESFMNRSSYSCPRCQPRPRGALRG
- a CDS encoding MMPL family transporter — translated: MGNRPVTVRMARWSAEHPWRAIAMWIVFVAVCFVGGNAAGLTEATSGDQAIGEAGRASLIVDDGAFDDPAVENVLITSRAGALDPAAAKAAADDAATRLRTVTGVAEIGPPVTARDGSALLLPITMSGDPETASDRVQPLRDATATVQGAHPQLRVEQVGGASIGQALDDTLGKDFKRAELLSLPVTLAILIIAFGALIAASVPVLLALSSVAAAMGLSTLASHLVPATDTTSPVILLIGMAVGVDYSLFYIRREREERAKGRSGLDAVEIAAETSGHAVVVSGFAVIIAMAGLFLAGDVVFSSLAVGSILVVAVAVTGSLTVLPALLARLGRWVDRPRVPLLWRLTAPRTGRHGEPRTPRLWPALLRPALRAPVVTLVISVGLLLALAAPALGMKLKFPGMEDLPRTTPAMQAYDRLTAAFPSTGTNHVVAVRAPAEQADRVNAALTDLAGRAGGDPLFAPTEADGPKIKVSADRRVSVLDVATPYASRDDRSVQSLEKLRADLVPAELRGIPGIEYAVGGSVADSEDYASHVRDKLPLVMGFVLVLTFLVMAFTFRSVVVAASSIALNLLSAGAAYGLLVLVFQGEWAEGLLGFTSMGAIVSWLPLFLFVVLFGLSMDYHVFVVSRIREGVRAGMSNRDAVSYGITSSAGVVTSAAIVMVGVFSIFATLSTIDMKQLGIGLAAAILLDATIIRGVVLPALMTMLGDANWWAPRFLRRRPAPAPTDPPAPAPELVPVS
- the rpmF gene encoding 50S ribosomal protein L32, whose product is MAVPKRKMSRSNTRSRRANWKATVVATVACPQCKSPKLPHAACSVCGTYNGRQVLEV
- a CDS encoding YceD family protein, coding for MPKHSPSTLDPRAPLVLDTRDLPRRPGALREVQRVVPAPADLGVELIGVPEGADLDLDLRLQSVSEGVLVSGTITGPIRGECGRCLREINESMAVTIQELYAYENSTTDATTDEDEVGRMQGDLIDLEPALRDALVLTLPTNPLCREDCPGLCPECGAHWDDLPADHSHQQIDPRWAGLSQLTVTEE